In Cryptomeria japonica chromosome 10, Sugi_1.0, whole genome shotgun sequence, a genomic segment contains:
- the LOC131859019 gene encoding uncharacterized protein LOC131859019, whose translation MKDIHDRVRETLQKNTKKYKEKANEKKRDVQYKVGDLVMAHLKKERLTNEQPTKLLMKKIGPSRIVHKFGPNAYEIEISQGLGISPIFSVSDLFPYKGGVAGHEAGFPSDGDEGWFKDLPPSQPLKLESILDTKVVKKTRKKNYKEYLVKCSGLPT comes from the coding sequence ATGAAGGACATTCATGATAGAGTAAGAGAAACTCTCCAAAAGAACACAAAGAAGTACAAAGAGAAGGCCAATGAGAAGAAGAGAGATGTGCAGTATAAAGTGGGGGACTTGGTGATGGCACACTTGAAGAAAGAGAGACTTACAAATGAGCAACCaacaaagttactcatgaagaagatTGGTCCTTCCCGGATTGTGCATAAATTTGGTCCTAATGCCTACGAGATTGAAATTTCTCAAGGCTTAGGAATATCTCCCATTTTCAGTGTTTCAGATTTGTTTCCTTACAAAGGTGGTGTTGCGGGTCATGAGGCAGGTTTTCCATCAGATGGAGATGAAGGTTGGTTCAAGGATCTACCACCTAGCCAACCCTTGAAGTTGGAGagcatcttggacaccaaggtggtcaagaagactagaaagaagAACTATAAGGAGTACCTTGTCAAATGCAGTGGCCTACCTACTTAA